From the Chloroflexota bacterium genome, the window ATGAATACTGGGATGCCGTTCTGATCGCCTATGGCGTCGGCGATCCGTCCGTCCGCAGAGCACTCGCGGCCGAGATTGACGCCCATTCGGACAGCGTGGCGGCGATGCCCGGGGCGCGAGAAGCCCTGGCCGTCCTCAAGCAGCGGGGGTTCACCCTGGGCATCATCACCGACTCCATCCATCCTATAGAGCGGAAGCGCCGATGGCTGGACATGCTCGGGATTTCCGAGTTCGTGGATGTCCTGATCTGTTCCACCGCAGTCGGGACGTACAAGCCCGACCCGGCCATTTACGCGAGCGCGCTGCAAATGGCGCATCTGTCGCCCGAGGAATCGGTTTTCGTAGGACATGCAGCGGACGAACTGGAGGGCGCGCGTAAGATCGGCATGATGACCGTCGCCGTAAATCCTGACCCGGGCGCCGCAGCCGACCACTATGCGCCCACCCTTCTTGACATGTTGAATCTACCACTCTTCAAGGACGCCATTTACAGTCGGGAGGCGAGCATGGTACGCGACATAGAAGTCATCTTCATTGACGTGGGGGCCACTCTGCGCGTGCTGGTGGAGGACGAAGCCTATCAGGCCGAGGCCAGGCGACAGATCGCGGCCCTGGTCGGCACGCAGGAGTCGCCGGAGTCCTTCTGCGCCGAACTGGACAGGCGGTACAAGGTGTACCGCAAGTGGGCCTTTGAGACTCTCAACGAGGCTTCGGAGCGCGAGTTGTGGACGCGCTGGCTCCTGCCTGATTACCCGGCCGAGAAGATCGCCCCGCTTGCCGGCGAACTCACGTTCCTGTACCGCCAAACGATGGGCCGCCGCTTTGCGCAGCCCGATGCCAAAGACGTGGTGCTGGAACTGACACGCAGGGGCTACCGACTCGGCATCATCAGCAACACCATCACCGAGCGCGAAATCCCCCAGTGGCTGGAGGAAGATGGCCTGAAGCCGTACTTCCCCACCGTGGTGCTCTCGTCCATCTTCGGGAGGCGGAAACCGGGCCCGGAGATCTACCTGGAAGGCGCCCGCCAGGCCGGAGTTGCGCCG encodes:
- a CDS encoding HAD-IA family hydrolase, with product EYWDAVLIAYGVGDPSVRRALAAEIDAHSDSVAAMPGAREALAVLKQRGFTLGIITDSIHPIERKRRWLDMLGISEFVDVLICSTAVGTYKPDPAIYASALQMAHLSPEESVFVGHAADELEGARKIGMMTVAVNPDPGAAADHYAPTLLDMLNLPLFKDAIYSREASMVRDIEVIFIDVGATLRVLVEDEAYQAEARRQIAALVGTQESPESFCAELDRRYKVYRKWAFETLNEASERELWTRWLLPDYPAEKIAPLAGELTFLYRQTMGRRFAQPDAKDVVLELTRRGYRLGIISNTITEREIPQWLEEDGLKPYFPTVVLSSIFGRRKPGPEIYLEGARQAGVAPEKAAYVGDNPARDVQGAREAGFGMVILLLDPAEADEPIGDENKPDYVIRRLSDLLDIFPPRQTAQPNP